The region TTGAGGATAGAGAAGATTGCGTGCCGAAGCTGGAGACACTGAACAGCCTCGGCTGCATGAGCTCCATGAATCTGGTTCTGACCAAACAGGCTCTCCTGCACATGGAGCTGCTGCTACTCAAGACGTTTCAGTGGAACCTGTACCTCCCTACGGCCGCTCACTTCATAGAATACTACCTGCCAGTTGCCATGAACGAGACGGACCTTCATGATGGCTTGCCGATGGCGTGTATGGAGAAGAGCATGATGTACATGTCCAAATATGCAGATTACTTCTTGGAGGTTTCTCTACAAGGTGCATTGCACAAAAATTTCCCAAACTCTCCCCCATCATCTATTATTCACCAAACAGGTTGTCCTGTCCCAAACTCACCCCattggtttacatacactttacaAAGTTTGATTTGTGTTCATGCATGGTGTCCTCTCTTTCACCTACTGCAACTTGttggctgtttgtgtgaatgttttaAACGTTCATGATGAACAGATCACTTTGACCtgattaaaatgtttacagttgTTCTTCATGGACATAAGTTGGTGTTTCAGGCTTGAAGACATATTTCTTTTCTCTTCTGAAGATCATGCATTTCTGCGATTCGTCCCATCTTTGGTCGCTGCGGCATGTGTGGTGGCTTCTCGAGTAATCTTGCGATTGTCTCCTACCTGGTCGCCCCGCCTGCAGCGCCTGTCAGCGTACACTTGGGAGCAGCTGTTGTCCTGCGTGGAGAGACTTCTAATGTGGGTTTGACCTCATTCAAGTCCGAACTCCACTGCTTTAAATATTCCATATTTCCAAAGAAAATAATTTCTCTCCCCTTAGTAAAAAGCAAACATCATAATTGtaataatgcacttacaatggaagtctatggggcagaACATTCTGGAGGGtataaagcagaaatgtgaagcttgtatttttgttaaagcacttgaATTCAATGTTTGGGCTCAGAGAGAGGATGGAACATCTTAATgaaatctaaaatgtttttagcACAATGAAGCGTTTAAAGCAGATGCACCAATATGAAAATTGTAGGCTGATACGATATTTTGCTTTTCATCAGATCACTGTAATGGTTAAGAATGATGTTTTAGAAAACGcacaaatcaaatgttttattttgttttgctcttCAGTTCGCGCAGTTCTTACCAATCAAACCTGCCTTTGCCCTCTTATGATTGAACATTACACGTTTATCGAATAACTCTGACTCTCAGGGCTGTATTTTCATGAGTGCGCAAAGCACAGCATTACGCGCAACAACCGTGCGCGACATTTTATCCAGTTTTCATCCGTGTGTTTATTCTAAGAACATTATTTGTACCGCCACAAAGAGCTAGTGGGTTTGGGTGGGCGTGTTTGCggtatctgtgggtgtatgtgggcaatttgtgtgtatactgtatggtaATGAAAGGGCGCAAAGTGTAAttagctattttcctgagaaataggttgtTATGCTAAAACGTTTCAGAAGCAGGCCagttttcagcgcaaagtctaaaatcagttcctgcatttgcagtttggagattccagcagtaggtggtaataaagtcaatttagtggaacatcaaattatgtccctgacaatcactgttgtagccgtTTCGCTCGTTAAACTATCGATAGGtcatagtttatttttcaattaatctttgtgtttatatttacagttgCATTTATGAGcttattggtatttttccacctgttgtcgtagagtgaaAAATGTGCCTGTGAAAGTAACGTTTTAGATTTGGTAGGATTTGTTACCAGTTCTATTGTTatttcttttattgcattttcatATCGTTTGaagtgtcatttgaatttagaaaaatttttggtttcatttttcaaCCACATTTTCTATGCTtataaaaggagtgtgtcactgtcataggATTATTTATATTCTTCTGATTCATTGTATACAGTCCATTTACTCTACTAATTTCTTAGGAATGTGCTGTCATTGTTTATATCACTAGTGCTTAAGGGAATAGACTATATAGGACACAGaaggtgcaataaccggagaagaaccccAGAATTAatttgcacttgacccagcctatTAGTGCCAAGACTTGGCATATGCTTGCATGAAAgcaccaaaacttcatggccatgcccactgactttaaGTATAGcactagtgctcttaaaatagggcccacagTTGCTTTATTtaacatcaaaaaaaaaaaaaaacttgtttttgcACTTCTAATACATATTTGTGCTTCTGTttttacacataaaaacaaaagaactcaCATTTGACAACATGACAGAACATCAGAAATTCATATTTTGCATTTTCGGCAtgctttatattttaattttggtaTTTCTTTCAGTAAAAAAACCATTTGTtttcaatgcaaaaaaattaagtcattatAAATAAACCGTTTGCTTTTTATATTTGCTGATAGTTTTAATTTGGTCGTCAATACATTTTGGTGGCCGATACTTCGGCCCGTCCCTAGTTATAACATTATTCCTGGACCTTGaggaaaaatacaataaaaaaaattacatattaaatCACACTTTAAACATGCATCAAttcaaaactgtttattttaacGTTTATCACAGTGCCCTggagacttccattgtaagtgcattactgtacacATGAtattgcttaacttgtattgaactctgaatgTTCCTTTAAAGCCAGAGAAGTGGCGTATGATTAAGTAAAATTAATTGTTTACTCTGTTGAATTTATTCTGCGACTTCACCATGCTCTCCTTTCTCACAGTGCTCACGAAAGTGATGTAAAGGAAGCGAACAAGCAGAAATGCCAGCAGACAAGTATTCGGTCAGCCCAGACGGTGTACCCCATCCCGCATCAGTAcatgcagcagccaaactcgCAGTATGTCCAGCAGAACTGCCAGCCGGTGATTGTGTCTGCTCCGAGACATAATACTTACCTGACCCATGCCACCTCAATGCAGGTCTCCATGGCCCCTCTGCATGAGCCTGGGCAgccccaaacaatgtgtgcaccAATGGATGCTGAAGTGAACATGCCCAGTAGAGTGTACCAGGTGAATGCTCTGTACCCCTGTACAGCTCCCTGCTTCCACAGGTGATTGAGCGGACATGACGCGGatgcccttaaagggatagttcacccaaaactgacagAATTTGTAGATTTTCAGTGAACTCTTCCTTTGAATATTACTTGATCTGACACACGTGAACTGCTGAATTCGGTCTTTTTAATTGAAATGATCCGGGTGAAAACTACAAAGCGTTAGATCGCTGTAAAGTTGATAATGTGGTGTGGTGTGAGCCGAAATGTGCAATATTAAGAAGCTGTCATGCATTACCCACTGCATACTACCTCATGGTGTTTCATTTATTGTGTTAAGTTTACTTAATAGATGAGTATTATTTACAGGCATGTTACATAAATGAAAACGTCATGAGTTTGAAGTTACTTTGAGGTTTTATTAACACAAGAAATTTGCAAGTGTTAATTTGCTCTTCCTCATTGAATGTAGACTATTATTGTCCCGCAAACTTAAAAATGCACTTTGGCAcagtattattttgttttagttttttaataaagATGCAACATTTCTGTTGTAGTTGGTTTTGTTGTTGTGTTATATTTCACTGGCTTATGCAGAGATTGCGGTATATGTTCATGATTTAAAAAGCCACTCCACACTTTTCTTTTACGAGAATCGCTACACCTTTTCTTTTACGAGAATCGCTACacctttttttttaagagaatcgctacacttttttttttttacgagaatcgctacaccttttttttttacgaGAATCGCTACACCTTTTTTTTAACAAGAAtcgccacactttttttttacgAGAATCACCACACCTTTTTTTTTACGTGAATcaccacactttttttttaacaagaatcgccacactttttttttaacaagaatcgccacactttttttttaacaagaatcGCCACACTTTTTTTTACGAGAATCGCCACACCTTTTTTTTTACGAGAATCGCCACACCTTTTTTTCTGAGAATCGCCACACTTTTTTTGAGAATCGCTACACTTTTTTCTTAGAATCGCCACACTTTTTTCTGAGAATCGCCACACCTTTTTTTTTGAGAATCGCCAcacctttttttttaacaagaatcGCCACACCTTTTTTTTCTGAGAATCGCTACACCTTTTTTTACGAGAATCGCTACACCTTTTTTTACGAGAATCGCTACACCTTTTTTTTTACGAGAATCGCTACACCTTTTTTTAACGAGAATCGCTACACCTTTTTTACGAGAACCGCCACACCTTTTTTTTACGAGAAtcgccacacttttttttttacgagaatcgccacacttttttttttaacaagaatcgccacacctttttttttaacaagaatcgccacacctttttttttaacaagaatcGATACACCTTTTTTTTAACGAGGATCGCTACACTATTTTTACGAGAATCgctacaccttttttttttacgaGAATCgctacactttttatttttacgaGAATCGCCACACCTTTTTTTTACGAGAATCGCCACACCTTTTATTTTACGAGAATCGCCACACCTTTTTTTTACGAGAATCgccacaccttttttttttacgaGAATCGctacacttttatttttatatccacACATAACTACATTACTATTTCTATCACTAAGTCTATTGACTTGATGTTGAAATGTAGTGGGATTGATAAGCTGGTGTCATTTCTTTGGATCACAAAATACATCTATATGTTTATAGAACAAATGTTGATGTATAAAACAAAGCATTAAGAAAGTCTTCAAGTTcacagctatttatttatttatttgtaactttaACCTTAGTTTTCACATATGTCGAAAAATAACCACATTCTGtagcatttattaatatataaatgtttatgtgTACAAATGCGACTGAACTTGGAGTGGCTGATACCAAAGGGGCACAAACAAAATTAAGAGGgtaaaactgaaactgaaattgTAATTCCTCTGTGCTCACCTAATAgtgacaacaaaaatgtatttgtatgtttttttttttttttaattattattatttgtattattatcagTCTCTTAAGACAATGTCTGCAATGATTGTGTCAGGATCTTTCCCTCATGGATAATGGATCTttctggggcttttattttgaaaaatgactCCGCTTGGGCTCTAGCTTTGGCAGGAATGCTCTAGAATATTACAGTCGCTTCTTTCGAGCTCTAAGGACATTACAGAACAGAACAGCGTCTCCTCACATGTCAATATAAACACTTAAACCTGTGCTGGACACGACCACGCGAGCTGTGCTCTTATCAACAGGTAAGACAGATGTATGCCTGATTAACACATGCTGCTGTTTATGGGTGTGATTATCAAACAGGTAATATTACATGTTAGTTAGTTATAAGAGCTAGCTGAATTACTTAGAGGTATGTGGGGTTTGCGTTTGTTAAACCTGTTCAATTAACCATTGTTCGTCCGTACTCGGAGGTCCTTCGAGGACAAAAATGCccgcgtcaaaaaactgccataataatattatatattaatattattttccactttcaatgagatcattttttttaaccaacatcagtcctgatcattactaccaaatattcaaacattttcagGACTTTAACCCGTTAAATGTCAGtttgccactgttgtttttaaacacacacacacacacacacacacacacacacatttctcaatacacacatacaaatcacACTCTGAtgtccatcacacacacacacacaattttagccccatcatttattaatttggtaGCTGTGCTTCATAGTACAATAAACAGAAAATGGGGGAAAagaatgtatttgctccataggataaacatgcggaaaaatggcgccatctggtggaaaatattaaaatattcaatTTTGAATCCATAATATCTCATACTAGAACATGTCTAtacaaaacaatagtgaatttaaaatcgaaatttaacgtctaatgttaaaatgtatgttttctaatttaacgcggcccccttaaattctttggctaTGAatcattaatttgatttaatatgatttattttaaagaattaaaagaacgTTTTCAattctatccttgtatttttcatctggtcgaggttgataagtgTTTTAGAGAGTAATTGGTTaaaaagtaatgtgattacttttcagaaagagtaattagtacagtaatctaattacactgtaaaagATGAACACATTTATCAACAGTGTCTATTCATTGAAGACCCCATGGCATTTTGTGTCGAGTGTACTTTTAATTCCTGCATTGACGTTTCCATTTGAAAcaagatgtttgtttgtttatgagttTTAATGTCAGCCGGTTACTTGTCAGAGGCAGGTGCTATTAATGGGAGGGAGATTCTCagtctagagagcattttattggacaaaatttAGACATGCTCATAAGTGCTAGATGATGTCATATGTATTTATGGTCTGTTTTTCTTCTTGTAAGAGAAAGATTGTACTGAgtctttaaatgtttgtttgacaCAAACTAGTGCCAGTTGAACAGGTTAAATAAGTGTTTTGCTTGATCCTGCCAGGTGTGTGTGTTAAGCGGTTGAACCTGTAGATCTTCGCTTGCGGAAGCGCGGCCATACGGGCCCATCGACATGCTGTGCTGGGGTAATGCCTCATACGGGCAGCTCGGTCTGGGTGGGATAGATGAGGAGATAGTGCTGGAGCCACGGAAATGTGAGTTCTTTGAGGGCAAACGTTTACATGATGTGGGGTGTGGCAGACGCCACACCGTCTTTCTGCTGGAAGATGGAACTGTGTACACCTGCGGCTGCAATGACCTGGGCCAGCTCGGGCATGAGAAAGCTCGCAAGAAGCCAGGTAGGGCCAGAGTGAGATTTAAGTCAAACTTTTCTAGTATTATAAAACAGTGTGTTGCTTGGCTTTTAGTTTAAATACTGTTGAATTTGGATCACCTGTTACAGAAGGATTACATAGacattaagtcaacatgaaaccttAAATTGACCAcattcccctttttctccccaatttggaatgcccaattcccaatgcgctccaagtcctcgtggtggcttagtggctcacctcaatccgggtggcggaggacgaatctcagttgcttccgcgtctgagaccgtcaatccgcgcatctcatcatgtggcttgagcgcgttaccgtagatacgtagcgcatgtggaggcttcacgctattctccgtggcatccacgcccagtgagaactaaccacattatagtgaccatgaggaggttaccccatgtgactctaacctccttagcaaccgggccaatttggttgcttaggagacctggctggagcatagactgtaaaaaaagatggacgacgccccttcgctcttttccattggtgagaactgaagccgccagtgtcccgatatggcgctgacatcttgggacttgagtcgatttcgggaccagacctgcgcagtagtgagcaggaagtaaagccgcgaaatcaaggcccgccctcactctcgctgaatcaatcgcaagcacacgcccctgcacttttgacttatgacttatgacggtgtgaaataattaattatagaaatttagatattgaATTTAAAgttccaatctcctcagtcctccgaagatcccgaaaaaaagtctgttggtgcttcagtgactacttcactcagagctgtcaatcacagctgtcaatcatgatgtcacagcagcgtttttatagcatcaaataactaaaaacaaacttattttgaaaacaaacacttgaaatgacatcaacgtgatagtttctgtcatttactgtcgtttctatctttggaaaaaagatatgtgaagtgtaatttaattgtttagttggtctcacgtcccgttgaataacatggggaggcggggtttatgacctatactaggaccagtcaccggggggcgatcgagacgttttggcttcacttttgaaggcttgtgcggcacacttgggctggagtcactcagcaccccctggatttgaactcacgactccaggtgtgatagtcagcgtctttactcgctgagccccccccccccccccattaatATATTGTTCAAGGTCTTATTGTAAATCATTCATCAAtgtattttgaataataatacaattttcatAAAAACTTGGTCCGCctatgaaattacataattttttggtttaaaggaatatttagagttcaatataagttaagcaatcgactgcatttgtggcataaaattgattatcacataaaataaatttgaaatttttttggctgggttttttttctcccaatttggaattcccaatgttcTTTTAAGTCCTTGTCAtcacgtagtgattcgcctcaatccgggtggcggaggacgaatctcagttgcctccacgtctgagaccgtcaatccgcgcatcttatcacgtggcatgttgagcgcgttgccacggagacatagcgcgtgtggagtcTTCACctcatccaccgcggcatccacgcccagcgagaacgaaccacattttAGTGACCAtgagtaggttaccccatgtgactctaccctccctagcaaccgggccaatttggttatttaggagacctgactggagtcactcaccacaacctggattcaaactcacgactccaggtgtgatactcagcgtctttactcactgagcgagtcattttcatttatttaaagacAATGAAAGTTCTGCAATATttgattttcattaaataaacacaagcaGTGTACaaaattatttagtaaaatactacttaaaatgaatatttgtttcactttattttatATGTCATGACATCACAATCTCACCACCTTCACAAACCACTGTGTTGTGGTATAGCCTGTCGATTTAGCTCATTTTCTGCTGAAATGTGTGGATTTAGCAACCTATTTCATTTCGATTCTAGAGAAATATTTGCAGTCTGTTCAGTGTGACCGTTCCTTAGAAATCAGATGACCTTTTAATGACCCAGAAGTGTCAAGGACAGACCATTCATGATGTAAACACCAAGCTAAAAGTGATCAAGGCCGTTACATCTGAAATATGTAGCGTTGAGAAAAATCAGTTCATGGGGTTTTATAGTTTTAGTTTACTATATTCGAGGCGCTACATTGGCGTGACGTTTGCATGCAAACAACAAAGAAAACAGACAAATAGGTGAAAGTGGCAGTAACCaagtatatactgtaaaataaGATAAAACAAGCATTTAAGACATTATTAAACATTGTACAgattgtcaagtcatttttatttgtacagctaatgcatgcattaacagaaaatgaaaactgtaatatctataaagtcttaaggGTCATCAGTGTGCAATTAAAATATGAATGCAATGAAATAGAAATGAAATATTGTCCAGTGTTCCATGTAGATCAGCTGTATAATTCACTGGGTCAAATGTCTGATTATGTTTCTTCTATGTTTATGTCCTCTCTCTAGAGCAGGTTGTGGCTCTGGATGCACAGATCGTTGTGGCCGTGTCTTGCGGTGAGGCTCATACGCTTGCTCTTAATGATAAAGGGCAAGTGTTTGCATGGGGTCTGGGCTCAGACGGGCAGCTCGGCCTCACTAATATAGAGGAGTGTGTCCGTGTACCCAGGTAAACAATCTGCACCTACTACTGGAACAGCAATAGCCCACTGAATGGTGCAGTAGTATACTATTGCTCTTAAATGTGTACTGGGAAATATATTACCCCCCCTGACATTGATTTTCAGTGGTATTTTTCACCTTTATGGGGGCATTATTTTTCGTCCACATTAAACACAGCATCTCATTAATGTCTGCTAAATACTTCAATTGGATGTTTTAATTGAAATGGTTGCTACAGTATCTAAATCCATTACTACATAGgtttaaaataaagttatatGAAATACGTGAAATGTTAGACAACAGCCCCCTGTTTTTGAAAATATCTGgagcattaaattattattatttatttatttacttgttcccattttctccccaatttgaaatgcccaattcccactacttagtaagtccttgtggtggcgcggttactcgcctcaatccgggtggcggaggacgagtctcagttgcctccgcttctgagaccgtcaatctgcgcatcttatcatgtgactcgttgtgcatgacaccgtggagactcacagcatgtggaggctcatgctactctccgcgatccacacacaactcaccacacgccccattgagagcgagaaccactaatcaccaccacgaggaggttaccccatgtgattctatcctccctagcaaccgggccaatttggatgcttaggagacctgactggagtcactcggcacaacCTGGTTCGAACTCgtgacaccaggggtggtagtcagcgtcaataatcaCTGAGAGACCCAGGCCCCTTATATCTTGTCAAAAACTGCGTCATTGTTGCTCTGAGCCTTTATTGTTTTCTGACCCCTGTGCACCTATGAATCCAGTGTAGTTAAATGTGATAAGTTGCTATATCATAGTCCATTTTAACTTTCTAAACTGAATTTCTGTTGAGCATAAAAACGGCCTCTTTTCTCACCTCAGAACTGTCAAAAGTTTATCGGAGGTGCACATTACCCAGGTGGCCTGTGGATATTTGCATTCTCTTGCTTTAGCCAGAGGTACGTTTTTACTCAACTCAATATTTCTGTTCATTATAAGGCTAGGTGACACTGCCGCAACAAACGCCATCTTTCAACGGTTGTTGGTTTTGTTGGATCAGTGTGTTAAACTTGTTGGTGTTGGTTGAGGCTGTTTGTATCAGCCTTCACTGTGCATTAGACATTACTACTGTCCCAGAAACTGATATCATGTTCACCCTAATTATGCCACATTATTATTCCCAAACTCTTATTTTAGGAGGACAGATATTCTCCTGGGGCCAAAATAAATATGGCCAGCTTGGTCTTGGGACGCAAGGAGCTTGTGTCTCATCCCCACACGTCATCCAGTCTTTACAGGGTGTTCCTTTAGCTTGGATATCTGCAGGGGGTGCACACAGCTTTGGGCTTTCGTTGTCTGGGGCCGTTTTCGGCTGGGGACGAAACAAGTTTGGCCAGCTTGGCCTCAGCGACAATGATGGTAAAATGGTGACTTTAGACATTCAGTTCAGTTTCTTCAGGTTTATGATTTTGATGGTGGGATGCATTCTGTTCTTTAGATCGCTATTTCCCTGCCTTACTGAAGACTCTCAGGTCCCAACGGGTCGTGTATATTTGCTGCGGAGAGGACCACACAGCAGCACTGACGAAAGTATGTAATGTTTGATTGTGGCATTGTTTGTTTTAACCCTGCTCTTCTGAGAACGATTGTCCGCTTTCTTActatttgttgtcatttttgaccagaaacagTACGGGTGTAACTGGATGACATTTCATCTTCcctgaaataacaataaaaataatgcacTTCTTTTGGCATTTTATGCTATTTAgatcttgtttaaatgtaaatgtctcagtttcaccattcatttgcaaatGGCATGTTATGACagtaatagccagtagatggcagcagtgTTCTATGCAGCCACCTACTGTTTAATAATTCTCAAttttatcacaagttatgcataTGATTTAGGGTATTGAATATTTAGACATGATCAAACTATTATTGGTTaaaaatttagcattttttgttTAATGGTTTTGAAGTGTCAGTTGCAATAATGTCGCATTATACTTAggtgtttatttagtaaaatgtgaagcttttacaTTTCTAATAAGATAGTGGGCTGAAATGGTACACGTGTTCCTTTTAAGCCCACTCCAGACTTTTCACATTTGCAAttatataaagtaacttaattttgTCAGTTTATCACAAAACTCACTTTATTGGAAGGCTGTTGTATTTGGGTGGGCTTAATTGAGTCACTTTCCCTACAGCCAAACCTGACCATATACATCAATacagagcaatgttttttttaatcaggtCAAATAAAATCtacaaatcagccacaatgcagaatacTGTCagggttgtgtgtgtttgttcatggctccgcccctcgagtctctcatggctccacccccccACGGGCTCGGCCCTGGTCTCATGTTCCACACCATGTTTTCACCAGACCACGGCCCACACATTGTTTCACCATGTTTCCATGTCCTGTCACGTAAGTCGCCACGGTCCCAGCCCCCCACTCAACCCCCACAGCTCCCTCTTgaactttgtgtttttgttttggggcGTCTGGAACCGCCCCTAGATGAGGGCATATgtcaggggtgtgtgtgtgtgtgtgtgtgtgtgtttgtttgtttttcatggcttttattttgaaagtttagttcctgtttcatgttctgtggttccctggtcatgtgatttcatgtcttgctttcattggtttattgtcttgttacgtTGTTGTCAattctgtcttgtcattggttatcattgtcatttttctcccttgtccatgtatttaagcctcatgtttgccgTTGTCCATTGTCAAGTATCGTGAATGTAAAGTTGTAGGGTTTTTCATGTCATGTCaagtttagtcaagtcaagttcatgtcaCGTTTGGAGTTACAGGTTTTGGATTTCACGAttgataataaactgcacttgggttcatcacacatcatcgtcttcatcgtctgcctgtcattgcaGAATACCTGACGGACCAAAATGAACCCATTAATCCAGCTTCTTAATTTACGCCAAGGGAATCGTCGAGGATTATGTCACGGTTTTGTGGTCTTTGCTACCTTGACCATTTTAATGAGATTGCCCTCAAGGACtgttttcaatttggactgaatgagccattCTCTTTCCTAATGCCAGACGGTAAGAGTACCCACAGCCTGGCTCAGTATATTGACCTTGCCGTACTAATATGTGGTTCATCGCTCACAGAGTCCCacatcatggccgccgagccagattCCCACGTCATGGGCGCCGAGCTAGCTGCATAATTCGTCCCggaccatgtcacagccatgaatcagtctgctccatgtcacGTCACAACCACGAatcagtctgctccatgtcacagccacgcctcaggctgctccatgccatgtctcaggcTCACCTCTGGTCAACGAGTCAATGTCCacgtctgccacggccaacaaacCAGCGTTGCAAgtcttgtccatcccagagccatcTCTCATTGGACTATTTGAGTTGGAATTGGTTCCCGCACCATGTGCCCATCCTGAGGTCTCCTGATCAGCTGGTTCCCCCCACGCCACCGGCTCG is a window of Xyrauchen texanus isolate HMW12.3.18 chromosome 24, RBS_HiC_50CHRs, whole genome shotgun sequence DNA encoding:
- the LOC127617599 gene encoding cyclin-J-like, whose amino-acid sequence is MELEGQWWKGELAEDIYQALRYKELRLPTYKGQSPQLSLRRYFADLIAIVSNRFKLCPAARHLAVYLLDLFMDRHDISVQQLHMVALSCLLLASKFEDREDCVPKLETLNSLGCMSSMNLVLTKQALLHMELLLLKTFQWNLYLPTAAHFIEYYLPVAMNETDLHDGLPMACMEKSMMYMSKYADYFLEVSLQDHAFLRFVPSLVAAACVVASRVILRLSPTWSPRLQRLSAYTWEQLLSCVERLLIAHESDVKEANKQKCQQTSIRSAQTVYPIPHQYMQQPNSQYVQQNCQPVIVSAPRHNTYLTHATSMQVSMAPLHEPGQPQTMCAPMDAEVNMPSRVYQVNALYPCTAPCFHR